One genomic window of Eptesicus fuscus isolate TK198812 chromosome 6, DD_ASM_mEF_20220401, whole genome shotgun sequence includes the following:
- the MISP gene encoding mitotic interactor and substrate of PLK1, which translates to MDRVTRYPIFSIPHSPGMAGLALNGDTGYTYQLVHVEPSASDWGQDQTVGWGGDRKAQPGVLRAGASCSLRPCLSQPSLQPEDDEDEEMKAYHLDTRDALLRRPPDLERERWAVIQGQAVRKSGTVATLHGTPDHGGPRTPARPQFVPLEENVVDREQINFLAARQQFLSLEQANARAPQTPPARAAPECAPPRVSPAPKASNKPLLANGYAVSVKPQVKEVVMEEKRVRGLPTGPGVQAMEDPGARSPAESPGAPKETPIEREIRLAQEREAALREQRGLRRAVGRQELVEIPTRPLLTTLSLPAAPRRDRGRPSLYVQRDLAQETQREEDHRREGLQGGWVSKPECKSGAPQPGLRRALSSDSILGLAPDPTRAADPAPELRKVNRIPPDAYQPYLGPGSPQQPFPAFRAPGKPSSLPADEAKAVALPKAAGSQRHLSESSRKPPGTKRESWRPSGGPPPASRGVVRWEYFRLRPLRFRVPDVPQKAETPRIWGWEVAGAPALRLQRSQSSELLEREVESVLRREQEVAEERRNALFPEVFSPQQPDWDQDSRSSSRASGTTGSYSVSESHFFTPIHLHSGLVWTAEAPAEATPGQRKKKEQWYAGINPLDDVNSEVLEATRVTRHKNAKAERWEAGVYASEDED; encoded by the exons ATGGACCGAGTGACCAGATACCCCATCTTCAGCATCCCCCACTCGCCAGGCATGGCGGGCCTGGCTCTCAATGGGGACACGGGTTACACATACCAGCTGGTGCATGTGGAACCCTCGGCCAGCGACTGGGGCCAGGACCAGACTGTAGGGTGGGGAGGTGACCGCAAGGCCCAGCCGGGCGTGCTGAGGGCCGGGGCGTCCTGCAGCCTGCGCCCCTGCCTCAGCCAGCCGTCCCTGCAGCCCGAGGACGATGAGGATGAGGAGATGAAGGCCTACCACCTGGACACCAGGGACGCCCTGCTCAGGCGGCCGCCGGACCTGGAGCGAGAGCGCTGGGCGGTCATCCAGGGCCAAGCGGTGAGGAAGAGCGGCACGGTGGCCACGCTGCATGGCACCCCTGACCACGGGGGCCCCAGGACCCCTGCACGACCTCAGTTCGTCCCCCTGGAGGAAAATGTGGTCGACAGGGAGCAGATCAACTTCCTGGCAGCGAGGCAGCAGTTCCTGAGCCTGGAGCAAGCAaatgccagggcccctcagaccCCGCCAGCCAGGGCGGCACCGGAGTGTGCCCCACCCAGGGTCAGCCCGGCCCCCAAGGCCTCCAACAAACCGCTCCTCGCCAATGGCTACGCCGTCTCGGTCAAGCCCCAGGTGAAGGAGGTGGTCATGGAAGAGAAGAGGGTCCGCGGTTTGCCCACGGGGCCCGGTGTCCAGGCCATGGAAGACCCTGGTGCCCGGTCCCCAGCGGAGTCCCCGGGGGCCCCCAAGGAGACGCCCATTGAGCGGGAGATCCGGCTGGCCCAGGAGCGCGAGGCAGCGCTGCGGGAGCAGCGGGGGCTGCGGCGGGCCGTGGGGCGCCAGGAGCTGGTGGAGATCCCCACGCGGCCCCTGCTGACCACGCTGAGCCTGCCGGCGGCCCCGCGGCGGGACCGGGGGCGCCCTTCGCTCTACGTGCAGCGTGACCTGGCGCAGGAGACGCAGCGCGAGGAGGACCACCGGCgggagggcctgcaggggggctGGGTGTCCAAGCCCGAGTGCAAATCGGGGGCCCCCCAGCCTGGACTCCGGAGAGCACTGAGCTCAGACTCCATCCTTGGCCTGgccccagaccccacccgtgcggCCGACCCCGCTCCAGAGCTGAGGAAGGTGAACCGCATCCCCCCTGACGCCTACCAGCCATACCTGGGCCCTGGGAGCCCCCAGCAGCCGTTCCCAGCCTTCCGCGCACCCGGCAAGCCGAGCAGTCTCCCCGCAGACGAGGCCAAGGCCGTGGCCTTGCCGAAGGCCGCGGGGTCTCAGAGGCATCTCTCGGAATCCTCCAGGAAACCCCCGGGCACAAAGCGGGAGTCCTGGAGGCCCTCCGGGGGACCCCCACCAGCCAGCAGGGGTGTCGTGCGGTGGGAGTACTTCCGCCTGCGTCCCCTGCGGTTCAGGGTCCCAGATGTGCCGCAGAAGGCTGAGACCCCCCGAATCTGGGGCTGGGAAGTGGCCGGGGCCCCAGCTCTGAGGCTGCAAAGGTCCCAGTCCTCTGAGCTGCTGGAGCGGGAGGTGGAGAGCGTCCTGAGGCGGGAGCAGGAGGTGGCGGAGGAGCGGCGCAACGCTCTCTTCCCGGAGGTCTTCTCCCCGCAGCAGCCCGACTGGGACCAGGACTCCAGGAGCTCCTCCCGGGCGTCGG GCACCACAGGTAGTTACTCAGTGTCCGAGTCACACTTCTTCACCCCCATCCACCTGCACTCGGGCCTGGTGTGGACGGCAGAGGCCCCTGCGGAGGCTACTCCTgggcagagaaagaagaaggagcaGTGG TATGCCGGCATCAACCCCTTGGACGACGTCAACTCGGAG GTCCTGGAAGCCACGAGGGTGACCCGCCACAAGAACGCCAAGGCTGAACGCTGGGAAGCCGGTGTCTATGCCAGTGAGGACGAGGACTGA